A single window of Streptomyces xanthii DNA harbors:
- a CDS encoding collagen-like domain-containing protein: MADEHDKWLDREAAERLLRGEPLEAVAEQDALHARRLTAALDSLTALPAGPDGELPGEDAALKAFREARAVPAGERAAALGTPVTLTGRTARAGRHRGGAAGAPARPGPDGRHGPRWGRPVRFGLAAAVAACMVGGVAVAAGTGVLPSPFDGWSDPSPTTSVSSAPSEEPLVSPSGSAAERGEAVPDGERTSDGPSGSPDARDGRDASKDPRGGTAPSASPGNEATDPARGSDALRRRITETCAKYRTGEIGADEKRQLRESMKESGRAGTDLGRFCDRVLGQPEGSGDEGSDNGGKTGDEDEDGNDDGEGGDQPPALPTVTPTSSPDASGSSAYGARPVIPVRTVSATAVAPAESVAPDPVPAR; encoded by the coding sequence ATGGCCGACGAGCACGACAAGTGGCTGGACCGCGAGGCGGCGGAGCGTCTGCTGCGCGGGGAGCCCCTGGAGGCCGTCGCCGAACAGGACGCGCTGCACGCCCGACGGCTCACCGCGGCGCTCGACTCGCTGACCGCGCTCCCGGCCGGACCCGACGGCGAACTCCCCGGTGAGGACGCTGCGCTCAAGGCGTTCCGGGAGGCCCGCGCGGTCCCCGCGGGCGAGCGCGCCGCCGCCCTCGGCACCCCCGTGACCCTCACCGGCCGCACCGCGCGTGCCGGGCGGCACCGCGGCGGCGCCGCCGGAGCACCGGCCCGGCCCGGCCCCGACGGCCGGCACGGCCCGCGCTGGGGCCGGCCCGTACGGTTCGGGCTCGCCGCCGCCGTCGCCGCGTGCATGGTCGGCGGCGTCGCCGTCGCCGCGGGCACCGGCGTGCTGCCTTCGCCCTTCGACGGCTGGAGCGATCCGTCGCCCACGACATCGGTGTCGAGCGCGCCCTCCGAGGAACCGCTCGTCTCGCCGTCCGGCAGCGCGGCCGAACGCGGCGAGGCCGTGCCCGACGGCGAACGGACCTCGGACGGCCCCTCCGGCTCGCCCGACGCCCGCGACGGCCGCGACGCGTCGAAGGACCCCCGCGGCGGCACGGCGCCCAGCGCCTCGCCCGGCAACGAGGCGACCGACCCGGCCCGCGGCTCCGACGCGCTGCGCCGCCGGATCACCGAGACCTGCGCCAAGTACCGCACCGGCGAGATCGGCGCGGACGAGAAGCGGCAGCTGCGCGAGTCCATGAAGGAGTCCGGGCGCGCCGGCACCGACCTCGGCCGCTTCTGCGACCGCGTCCTCGGTCAGCCCGAGGGCTCCGGGGACGAGGGCTCGGACAACGGCGGCAAGACCGGCGACGAGGACGAGGACGGCAACGACGACGGCGAAGGCGGCGACCAGCCGCCCGCCCTGCCCACCGTCACCCCCACGTCCTCACCGGACGCGTCCGGCTCGTCGGCCTACGGGGCACGCCCCGTCATCCCGGTCCGCACGGTCTCGGCCACGGCCGTGGCGCCCGCGGAATCCGTCGCGCCCGACCCCGTACCCGCGCGCTGA
- a CDS encoding RNA polymerase sigma factor, which yields MLGDDAELTAAVLAAQGGDESAFRTVYRTVHPRLLGYVRTLVGEPDAEDVASEAWLQIARDLDRFEGDADRFRGWAARIARNRALDHIRMRGRRPAIGGDETELTGRPATADTADEAMELLSTGDTMALIAQLPQDQAEAVVLRVVVGLDAKSAAQTLGKRPGAVRTAAHRGLKRLAELIGADPKTPGSLEAVPRPRGPRPSTVTSAGVTQSRTRTQKDM from the coding sequence GTGCTGGGGGACGACGCGGAGCTGACCGCCGCGGTGCTTGCGGCGCAGGGCGGGGACGAGAGCGCTTTCCGCACTGTGTACCGCACCGTGCACCCGAGGTTGCTCGGATACGTACGCACACTCGTGGGCGAGCCGGACGCGGAGGACGTCGCCTCCGAGGCGTGGCTGCAGATCGCCCGCGACCTCGACCGCTTCGAGGGCGACGCCGACCGCTTCCGCGGCTGGGCCGCCCGCATAGCCCGCAACCGCGCCCTGGACCACATACGCATGCGGGGACGCCGGCCCGCCATCGGCGGCGACGAGACCGAACTCACCGGCCGACCCGCGACCGCCGACACCGCCGACGAGGCGATGGAGCTGCTCTCCACCGGCGACACCATGGCGCTCATCGCCCAGCTCCCGCAGGACCAGGCCGAGGCCGTGGTGCTGCGGGTCGTCGTCGGGCTCGACGCGAAGAGCGCGGCCCAGACCCTCGGCAAGCGCCCAGGCGCCGTCCGTACCGCCGCGCACCGCGGCCTGAAGCGGCTCGCCGAACTGATCGGCGCCGACCCGAAGACCCCCGGTTCGCTCGAGGCCGTACCCCGGCCACGAGGCCCGAGACCCAGCACGGTGACGTCCGCCGGTGTGACGCAATCGCGTACGCGGACGCAGAAGGACATGTGA
- a CDS encoding RNA polymerase sigma factor: protein MGQGGEPRRAKERDGELGAAVERAQTGDEDAFAVAYRLVQPGLLGYLRGLVGDDAEDVAADAWLEIARDLGRFRGDGAGFRGWTATIARHRALDLLRRRRTRPQATALEQDLHDLPAAHNTAEQAMETLSTRRALDLIAGLPRDQGEAVLLRVVVGLDGPAAARVLGKRPGAVRTAAYRGLRRLARDLGGVTDEGPPTLGESR, encoded by the coding sequence TTGGGCCAGGGAGGGGAACCCCGGCGCGCGAAGGAGCGCGACGGGGAGTTGGGCGCAGCCGTCGAGCGGGCCCAGACGGGGGACGAGGACGCCTTCGCCGTGGCCTACCGGCTGGTCCAGCCCGGCCTGCTCGGCTATCTGCGCGGTCTCGTCGGGGACGACGCCGAGGACGTGGCCGCCGACGCGTGGCTGGAGATCGCCCGCGACCTGGGGCGGTTCCGCGGAGACGGCGCGGGCTTCCGCGGCTGGACCGCGACCATCGCCCGGCACCGCGCCCTCGACCTGCTGCGCCGCCGCCGCACCCGGCCGCAGGCCACCGCGCTCGAACAGGACCTGCACGATCTGCCCGCCGCGCACAACACCGCCGAGCAGGCCATGGAGACGCTCTCCACCCGGCGGGCCCTCGACCTGATCGCCGGACTCCCGCGCGACCAGGGCGAGGCCGTGCTGCTGCGGGTCGTCGTCGGCCTCGACGGACCGGCCGCCGCCCGCGTCCTCGGAAAACGCCCCGGCGCGGTCCGCACGGCCGCGTACCGGGGGCTGCGCCGACTCGCCCGTGACCTCGGCGGTGTGACGGATGAGGGCCCGCCCACGCTGGGTGAGTCGAGATGA
- a CDS encoding N-acetylmuramoyl-L-alanine amidase — MVLGGAGVTAYAIADPGGSEPQDAVPARAAAVHTLSLTTKGDRKVVPQKSTQTFGAVSVTWKDAKAQLDGTAQFRARDAESGKWGAWTTLPEETNDADGSERAHTALRGGTSPVPTPSDSNGVEVRVVDADGNAADLPAGMDVKLIDPGTDPVRGKGASGGIDPAAYSVASTESPVPTDTPVGTESPAATESPVATETPVATETPSDTASATPPPSGSATETASPSPTPTVPEAPPSTVVKPAIIPQSVWGPDLSHDGTPEYDTEIKAAVVHHTGIDADNQVPCAESARRLREIQQDHVAKGYFDIGYNFVVDRCGQIFEGRTGGMDLPVHGAHDYGFNTDTVGISYIGNFESARPTKAALDAISRVVAWKFGQYGITATGTVSLTSNGDLGVQGNKIAKGTSKTFPRVLGHRDTNTTACPGANLYPKLSRIATQAAAPGNSHALPSQNLLGDATNDLVTGLPKGASGGQVALVPGTLDGPTATGRKVISQSSTGVPGSGESGDEFGAATATGDINGDGNTDLVVGQPGEDDTSGHANRGAYTILYGPAFTSGVGVNTDAAQAVANARFGAALAVGDFNADGKADVFSATTVSGGTWHARYSDTKRAGGALTSATTSLAVPDATSGDFNRDGYADVALNYRDGGGIGRVVWFKGGSAGLTKVATLSVKGGRAVAAGDINGDGVDDLVIGQPYVAESGAATGGQVTAVYGVAGTGLSTTGAKTIHQDSSGVPGGAEAGDAMGASVAVGDYDLDGYADVLAGLPNEDLTRTTNRADAGTTLLLKGSSAGLTGTGALSVSQDSSGVPGSSESGDNVGSAVALADLSGFGRTDLVLGAAGEDAGNGALLYVPSNSSGLGLSQTVYYGNGSIGTPAGGRLGTNLAP, encoded by the coding sequence GTGGTGCTCGGCGGAGCGGGGGTGACCGCGTACGCCATCGCCGATCCGGGGGGTTCGGAGCCGCAGGACGCGGTCCCGGCGCGCGCCGCGGCCGTGCACACGCTGAGCCTGACGACGAAGGGCGACCGCAAGGTCGTGCCGCAGAAGTCGACGCAGACCTTCGGCGCCGTCTCGGTGACCTGGAAGGACGCGAAGGCGCAGCTCGACGGCACCGCGCAGTTCCGCGCGCGTGACGCGGAGAGCGGCAAGTGGGGCGCCTGGACAACGCTGCCGGAGGAGACGAACGACGCAGACGGGTCCGAGCGCGCGCACACCGCCCTGCGCGGCGGCACCTCGCCCGTGCCGACCCCGTCCGACTCGAACGGCGTCGAGGTGCGGGTCGTCGACGCGGACGGCAACGCCGCGGACCTGCCCGCCGGCATGGACGTCAAGCTGATCGACCCGGGCACCGACCCGGTCCGCGGCAAGGGCGCGTCCGGCGGCATCGACCCGGCGGCGTACAGCGTCGCGTCGACGGAGTCGCCGGTGCCCACCGACACCCCGGTGGGCACGGAGAGCCCGGCCGCCACGGAGAGCCCGGTCGCGACCGAGACGCCCGTGGCCACCGAGACGCCGTCGGACACCGCGTCGGCGACCCCGCCGCCGTCCGGCAGCGCGACGGAGACCGCCTCCCCGTCGCCGACCCCGACCGTCCCCGAGGCCCCGCCCTCCACGGTCGTGAAGCCGGCGATCATCCCGCAGTCGGTGTGGGGCCCGGACCTCTCGCACGACGGCACGCCCGAGTACGACACGGAGATCAAGGCCGCGGTCGTCCACCACACGGGCATCGACGCCGACAACCAGGTGCCGTGCGCGGAGTCGGCGCGCCGCCTGCGCGAGATCCAGCAGGACCACGTGGCCAAGGGCTACTTCGACATCGGCTACAACTTCGTCGTCGACCGCTGCGGCCAGATCTTCGAGGGCCGGACCGGCGGCATGGACCTGCCGGTGCACGGCGCCCACGACTACGGCTTCAACACCGACACGGTCGGCATCTCCTACATCGGCAACTTCGAGTCGGCCCGCCCGACGAAGGCCGCCCTCGACGCCATCTCCCGCGTCGTGGCCTGGAAGTTCGGCCAGTACGGCATCACCGCGACCGGCACCGTGTCCCTCACCTCCAACGGCGACCTCGGCGTCCAGGGCAACAAGATCGCCAAGGGCACGTCCAAGACGTTCCCGCGCGTCCTCGGCCACCGGGACACCAACACCACGGCCTGCCCGGGCGCGAATCTCTACCCGAAGCTGAGCCGCATCGCGACGCAGGCCGCCGCGCCGGGCAACTCGCACGCCCTGCCCAGCCAGAACCTGCTCGGCGACGCGACGAACGACCTCGTCACCGGCCTGCCCAAGGGCGCGAGCGGCGGCCAGGTCGCCCTCGTCCCCGGCACGCTCGACGGCCCGACGGCCACCGGCCGCAAGGTCATCTCGCAGTCGAGCACCGGCGTTCCCGGCTCCGGCGAGAGCGGTGACGAGTTCGGCGCCGCCACGGCGACCGGCGACATCAACGGCGACGGCAACACCGACCTCGTCGTCGGCCAGCCCGGCGAGGACGACACGTCCGGACACGCCAACCGCGGCGCGTACACGATCCTCTACGGTCCCGCCTTCACCAGCGGCGTCGGCGTGAACACGGACGCCGCGCAGGCCGTGGCCAACGCCCGGTTCGGCGCGGCGCTCGCGGTCGGCGACTTCAACGCCGACGGCAAGGCCGACGTGTTCTCCGCGACCACGGTCAGCGGCGGCACCTGGCACGCCCGCTACAGCGACACCAAGCGCGCGGGCGGCGCCCTCACCTCCGCCACCACCTCCCTGGCCGTCCCGGACGCCACGTCCGGCGACTTCAACCGGGACGGCTACGCGGATGTCGCGCTCAACTACCGCGACGGCGGCGGCATCGGCCGCGTCGTCTGGTTCAAGGGCGGCAGCGCCGGTCTGACCAAGGTCGCGACGCTGTCCGTCAAGGGCGGTCGCGCGGTCGCCGCGGGCGACATCAACGGCGACGGCGTCGACGACCTCGTCATCGGCCAGCCCTACGTCGCCGAGTCCGGCGCCGCGACCGGCGGCCAGGTCACGGCCGTCTACGGCGTCGCGGGCACCGGCCTGTCGACCACGGGCGCGAAGACGATCCACCAGGACTCGTCCGGCGTACCGGGCGGCGCCGAGGCGGGCGACGCCATGGGCGCCTCGGTCGCGGTGGGCGACTACGACCTCGACGGCTACGCGGACGTCCTCGCGGGCCTGCCCAACGAGGACCTGACCCGCACGACGAACCGCGCCGACGCGGGCACCACGCTGCTCCTCAAGGGCTCGTCGGCCGGTCTGACCGGCACCGGCGCGCTCTCCGTCAGCCAGGACTCCAGCGGCGTGCCGGGCTCCAGCGAGTCGGGCGACAACGTCGGTTCGGCCGTGGCGCTCGCGGACCTGTCCGGCTTCGGCCGCACGGACCTGGTCCTCGGCGCGGCCGGTGAGGACGCGGGCAACGGCGCGCTCCTGTACGTGCCGAGCAACAGCAGCGGCCTGGGCCTGAGCCAGACCGTGTACTACGGCAACGGCTCGATCGGCACCCCGGCCGGGGGCCGCCTGGGCACCAACCTGGCGCCGTAG
- a CDS encoding beta-N-acetylhexosaminidase, which produces MRVGIERKALLAGGAVVAAGAVVLTVALWPDSGGDSAGPAPADSKSARTVASKPSPTRSYPLSKPPSTIPSVREFTAARGPGWKPGGGSVRVRDASLADEGRLVADELGLKYGGRKGKAGAGDVELALGGAKGANPESYRMTVEGGTVRIVGPSDGGVFLGTRTLKQEVHGGGTAPEGVVADEPAKPQRGFMIDIARKHFTADWIKDRIREIGDLKYNQLGLHFSDDQAFRIESDTHPEIVSPQHLTKAEVRDILALAAQRHVTVVPEIDSPGHLGAVIAAHPDLQLRDAAGVPTRGAIDISEPASAKIVDDLLKEFAGLFKGAYWHLGGDEYQALVKQNPEASYPQLATAARQKYGANARVQDLAEGWLNDRAKTMAPFGRKLKAWNDGFFTGGIVRADQDLEVAYWTGKEIGAREPVSYLSAGQKLTNYNDEYLYYVLGQPNTFVYPTGQRIYESWTPLVVRGTTPVPAKYDAQILGGTFAVWCDLAGSQTPAQVAQGIRMPLRATVQKLWDPKKPELTWAQFTALANRLGN; this is translated from the coding sequence GTGCGCGTGGGAATCGAGCGGAAGGCCCTTCTTGCCGGGGGCGCGGTCGTGGCGGCCGGGGCCGTGGTGCTGACCGTGGCGTTGTGGCCGGACAGCGGCGGGGATTCCGCCGGGCCCGCTCCGGCGGACTCGAAGTCGGCCAGAACGGTTGCCTCGAAGCCGTCACCCACGCGGTCCTACCCGCTCTCGAAGCCTCCGAGCACCATCCCGTCCGTGCGGGAGTTCACCGCCGCGCGCGGGCCCGGATGGAAGCCGGGCGGGGGATCGGTGCGGGTGCGGGACGCCTCGCTCGCCGACGAGGGGCGGCTGGTCGCGGACGAGCTGGGGCTGAAGTACGGCGGGCGGAAGGGGAAGGCGGGCGCCGGGGACGTCGAGCTTGCGCTCGGAGGGGCGAAGGGCGCGAACCCGGAGTCGTACCGGATGACCGTCGAGGGCGGGACGGTGCGGATCGTCGGGCCGAGCGACGGCGGTGTCTTCCTCGGGACGCGCACGCTCAAGCAGGAGGTGCACGGCGGCGGCACCGCGCCCGAGGGCGTCGTCGCGGACGAGCCGGCCAAGCCACAGCGCGGGTTCATGATCGACATCGCGCGCAAGCACTTCACCGCCGACTGGATCAAGGACCGGATCCGCGAGATCGGCGACCTCAAGTACAACCAGCTCGGGCTGCACTTCTCCGACGACCAGGCCTTCCGGATCGAGTCCGACACGCACCCCGAGATCGTGTCCCCCCAGCACCTGACCAAGGCGGAGGTCCGCGACATCCTCGCGCTCGCGGCGCAGCGGCACGTGACCGTCGTGCCGGAGATCGACTCGCCGGGCCACCTCGGCGCGGTCATCGCCGCCCACCCCGACCTCCAGTTGCGCGACGCGGCCGGGGTCCCCACGCGGGGCGCCATCGACATCTCCGAGCCGGCCTCGGCGAAGATCGTGGACGATCTGCTGAAGGAGTTCGCGGGCCTGTTCAAAGGCGCGTACTGGCATCTGGGCGGCGACGAGTACCAGGCCCTGGTGAAGCAGAACCCCGAGGCGTCCTACCCCCAGCTGGCCACCGCCGCCCGCCAGAAGTACGGGGCGAACGCACGCGTGCAGGACCTCGCCGAGGGCTGGCTGAACGACCGGGCGAAGACGATGGCCCCGTTCGGCCGGAAGCTGAAGGCCTGGAACGACGGGTTCTTCACCGGCGGTATCGTCCGGGCCGACCAGGACCTGGAGGTCGCGTACTGGACCGGCAAGGAGATCGGTGCGCGCGAACCCGTCTCCTATCTGAGCGCCGGACAGAAGCTGACCAACTACAACGACGAGTACCTCTACTACGTCCTCGGCCAGCCGAACACCTTCGTCTATCCGACCGGTCAGCGGATCTACGAGAGCTGGACCCCGCTCGTCGTGCGCGGCACCACCCCGGTCCCCGCGAAGTACGACGCCCAGATCCTCGGCGGCACCTTCGCCGTCTGGTGCGACCTCGCCGGGTCCCAGACGCCGGCCCAGGTCGCGCAAGGCATCCGCATGCCCCTGCGGGCCACCGTCCAGAAGCTGTGGGACCCGAAGAAGCCGGAGCTGACGTGGGCGCAGTTCACGGCCCTGGCGAACCGGCTGGGGAACTGA
- a CDS encoding 2-oxo-4-hydroxy-4-carboxy-5-ureidoimidazoline decarboxylase, which produces MRCCGSLAWAHRLAAHRPYPDLDALLAAADEAAYDLAPADIAQALAREEPARPPDAAGYSAAHTALAAAHAAYEARFGHPFVLFLDATAPGEALDHLLSALRDRMGKEPEEERALAAEELRRLARGRITRLVRNLPVTRTAAPDAICPDRCGNSPYVPV; this is translated from the coding sequence ATGCGCTGCTGCGGCAGTCTCGCCTGGGCCCACCGGCTCGCCGCGCACCGCCCGTACCCGGACCTCGACGCGCTGCTCGCCGCGGCCGACGAGGCGGCGTACGACCTGGCGCCCGCCGACATCGCCCAGGCCCTGGCCCGCGAGGAACCGGCCCGGCCGCCGGACGCGGCGGGCTACTCCGCGGCGCACACCGCGCTGGCCGCCGCGCACGCCGCGTACGAGGCCCGCTTCGGGCACCCCTTCGTGCTGTTCCTCGACGCCACCGCGCCCGGCGAGGCCCTCGACCACCTGCTCAGCGCGCTGCGCGACCGGATGGGCAAGGAGCCGGAGGAGGAGCGGGCACTGGCCGCCGAGGAGCTCCGCCGGCTCGCCCGGGGAAGAATCACCCGGCTCGTCCGGAACCTCCCGGTCACCCGTACAGCCGCACCGGACGCGATCTGCCCGGATCGGTGCGGCAATAGCCCGTACGTGCCTGTTTGA
- the sdhC gene encoding succinate dehydrogenase, cytochrome b556 subunit, translating to MPAGTLYRGREGMWSWVAHRVTGVLIFFFLFVHVLDTALVRVSPESYDDVVSTYKTPIVALLEYGLVAAILFHALNGLRVIAVDFWSKGPRYQKQMLWTVVGIWVVLMVGALYPVLGHAVRELFGS from the coding sequence GTGCCGGCTGGAACGCTGTACCGCGGCCGGGAAGGCATGTGGTCGTGGGTGGCTCATCGAGTCACCGGTGTCCTCATCTTCTTCTTCCTGTTCGTACACGTGCTGGACACCGCTCTCGTCCGCGTCTCCCCCGAGTCGTACGACGATGTTGTCTCCACCTACAAGACGCCGATCGTCGCACTCCTCGAGTACGGCCTCGTCGCCGCCATCCTCTTCCACGCGCTCAACGGCCTGCGTGTCATCGCCGTCGACTTCTGGTCGAAGGGCCCGCGCTACCAGAAGCAGATGCTCTGGACCGTCGTGGGCATCTGGGTCGTCCTGATGGTCGGGGCCCTGTACCCCGTCCTCGGCCACGCCGTCCGTGAACTCTTCGGGAGCTGA
- a CDS encoding succinate dehydrogenase hydrophobic membrane anchor subunit translates to MSADTTPATSGVGPVEGASLYDADNPAPYIEAPRKRTSKTGKGSRGNFEMAAWLFMRLSGVVLVVLVLGHLLIQLVLDGGVSKIGFAFVAGRWASPFWQGWDLLMLWLAMLHGANGLRTVINDYAERPQTRLWLKGLLYAATVFTVLLGTLVIFTFDPNIR, encoded by the coding sequence ATGTCTGCTGACACGACCCCCGCCACCTCCGGCGTCGGCCCCGTCGAGGGCGCCTCGCTCTACGACGCCGACAACCCGGCCCCGTACATCGAGGCGCCGCGCAAGCGCACCTCGAAGACGGGCAAGGGCAGCCGCGGCAACTTCGAGATGGCCGCGTGGCTGTTCATGCGCCTGTCCGGTGTCGTCCTGGTCGTCCTCGTCCTCGGCCACCTGCTGATCCAGCTCGTCCTCGACGGCGGCGTCTCCAAGATCGGCTTCGCGTTCGTCGCGGGCCGCTGGGCGTCCCCGTTCTGGCAGGGCTGGGACCTGCTGATGCTGTGGCTCGCGATGCTGCACGGCGCCAACGGCCTGCGTACCGTCATCAACGACTACGCCGAGCGCCCCCAGACCCGCCTGTGGCTGAAGGGCCTGCTGTACGCCGCGACGGTCTTCACCGTCCTCCTGGGCACGCTGGTGATCTTCACCTTCGACCCCAACATCCGTTAA
- the sdhA gene encoding succinate dehydrogenase flavoprotein subunit: protein MKIHKYDTVIVGAGGAGMRAAIESTKRSRTAVLTKLYPTRSHTGAAQGGMAAALANVEEDNWEWHTFDTIKGGDYLVDQDAAEILAKEAIDSVLDLEKMGLPFNRTPDGTIDQRRFGGHSRNHGEAPVRRSCYAADRTGHMILQTLYQNCVKEGVEFFNEFYVLDQLLVEEDGVKKSAGVVAYELATGEIHVFQAKSVIYASGGTGKFFKVTSNAHTLTGDGQAACYRRGLPLEDMEFFQFHPTGIWRMGILLTEGARGEGGILRNKDGERFMEKYAPVMKDLASRDVVSRSIYTEIREGRGCGPEGDHVYLDLTHLPPEQLDAKLPDITEFARTYLGIEPYTDPIPIQPTAHYAMGGIPTNVEGEVLADNTTVVPGLYAAGEVACVSVHGANRLGTNSLLDINVFGRRAGIAAAEYSHKADFVELPENPASLVEETVERLRNSTGTERVAVLRNELQECMDANVMVFRTEQTIKTAVEKIAELRERYKNVAIQDKGKRFNTDLLEAIELGNLLDLAEVMATSALARKESRGGHYREDFPNRDDVNFMRHTMAYREVGDDGTESIRLDYKPVVQTRYQPMERKY from the coding sequence GTGAAGATTCACAAGTACGACACCGTCATCGTCGGCGCGGGCGGCGCCGGCATGCGCGCGGCCATCGAGTCGACCAAGCGCAGCCGCACCGCCGTGCTGACCAAGCTCTACCCCACCCGCTCCCACACGGGCGCCGCGCAGGGCGGCATGGCCGCCGCGCTGGCCAACGTGGAGGAGGACAACTGGGAGTGGCACACCTTCGACACGATCAAGGGCGGCGACTACCTGGTCGACCAGGACGCCGCCGAGATCCTGGCGAAGGAGGCCATCGACTCGGTCCTCGACCTGGAGAAGATGGGCCTGCCGTTCAACCGCACCCCGGACGGCACGATCGACCAGCGCCGCTTCGGCGGTCACTCCCGCAACCACGGTGAGGCGCCGGTCCGCCGGTCCTGCTACGCCGCGGACCGCACGGGCCACATGATCCTCCAGACGCTGTACCAGAACTGCGTCAAGGAGGGCGTGGAGTTCTTCAACGAGTTCTACGTCCTGGACCAGCTCCTGGTCGAGGAGGACGGCGTCAAGAAGTCCGCCGGTGTGGTCGCCTACGAGCTGGCCACCGGCGAGATCCACGTCTTCCAGGCGAAGTCGGTCATCTACGCCTCCGGCGGCACCGGCAAGTTCTTCAAGGTGACGTCCAACGCGCACACCCTGACCGGTGACGGCCAGGCCGCCTGCTACCGCCGGGGTCTGCCGCTGGAGGACATGGAGTTCTTCCAGTTCCACCCGACCGGCATCTGGCGCATGGGCATCCTGCTGACGGAGGGCGCCCGCGGTGAGGGCGGCATCCTCCGCAACAAGGACGGCGAGCGCTTCATGGAGAAGTACGCGCCGGTCATGAAGGACCTCGCGTCCCGTGACGTCGTGTCCCGCTCCATCTACACGGAGATCCGTGAGGGCCGCGGCTGCGGTCCCGAGGGCGACCACGTCTACCTCGACCTCACGCACCTCCCGCCGGAGCAGCTGGACGCGAAGCTCCCGGACATCACGGAGTTCGCGCGCACGTACCTCGGCATCGAGCCCTACACGGACCCGATCCCGATCCAGCCGACCGCGCACTACGCCATGGGCGGCATCCCGACGAACGTCGAGGGTGAGGTCCTGGCGGACAACACCACGGTCGTCCCGGGCCTGTACGCCGCCGGCGAGGTCGCCTGTGTCTCCGTGCACGGCGCCAACCGCCTCGGCACCAACTCGCTGCTCGACATCAACGTCTTCGGGCGTCGTGCGGGCATCGCGGCCGCCGAGTACTCCCACAAGGCCGACTTCGTCGAGCTGCCGGAGAACCCGGCCTCGCTCGTCGAGGAGACGGTCGAGCGCCTGCGCAACTCCACGGGCACGGAGCGCGTCGCCGTCCTGCGCAACGAGCTGCAGGAGTGCATGGACGCCAACGTGATGGTGTTCCGCACCGAGCAGACGATCAAGACGGCGGTCGAGAAGATCGCCGAGCTGCGCGAGCGCTACAAGAACGTCGCGATCCAGGACAAGGGCAAGCGGTTCAACACCGACCTGCTCGAGGCCATCGAGCTGGGCAACCTGCTCGACCTGGCCGAGGTCATGGCGACCTCCGCGCTGGCCCGCAAGGAGTCCCGCGGTGGTCACTACCGCGAGGACTTCCCGAACCGCGACGACGTCAACTTCATGCGCCACACCATGGCGTACCGCGAGGTCGGCGACGACGGCACCGAGTCCATCCGTCTCGACTACAAGCCGGTCGTCCAGACCCGCTACCAGCCGATGGAGCGTAAGTACTGA
- a CDS encoding succinate dehydrogenase iron-sulfur subunit gives MATPTMDKLEALEKDSTSSHLITVTFRIRRYNPEVSADAVWEDFQLQIDPKERVLDGLHKIKWDLDGTLTFRRSCAHGICGSDAMRINGKNRLACKTLIKDINPEKPITVEAIKGLTVLKDLVVDMEPFFQAYRDVMPFLVTKGNEPTRERLQSAEDRERFDDTTKCILCAACTSSCPVFWNDGQYFGPAAIVNAHRFIFDSRDEAGEQRLEILNDRDGVWRCRTTFNCTDACPRGIEVTKAIQEVKRALITRRY, from the coding sequence ATGGCTACTCCGACCATGGACAAGCTGGAGGCCCTGGAGAAGGACTCCACGTCCTCGCACCTCATCACGGTCACCTTCCGCATCCGCCGGTACAACCCGGAGGTCTCCGCGGACGCGGTCTGGGAGGACTTCCAGCTCCAGATCGACCCGAAGGAGCGTGTGCTCGACGGTCTCCACAAGATCAAGTGGGACCTGGACGGCACGCTGACCTTCCGCCGCTCGTGCGCGCACGGCATCTGCGGCTCCGACGCGATGCGCATCAACGGCAAGAACCGCCTTGCCTGCAAGACGCTCATCAAGGACATCAACCCCGAGAAGCCGATCACGGTCGAGGCCATCAAGGGCCTCACCGTGCTCAAGGACCTCGTGGTCGACATGGAGCCGTTCTTCCAGGCGTACCGGGACGTCATGCCGTTCCTGGTGACGAAGGGGAACGAGCCGACGCGTGAGCGTCTGCAGTCCGCCGAGGACCGCGAGCGTTTCGACGACACCACCAAGTGCATCCTGTGCGCCGCGTGCACGTCGTCCTGCCCGGTGTTCTGGAACGACGGCCAGTACTTCGGTCCGGCCGCGATCGTGAACGCCCACCGGTTCATCTTCGACTCGCGCGACGAGGCCGGCGAGCAGCGCCTGGAGATCCTCAACGACCGTGACGGTGTGTGGCGTTGCCGCACCACCTTCAACTGCACGGACGCCTGCCCGCGTGGCATCGAGGTCACCAAGGCGATCCAGGAAGTGAAGCGCGCGCTCATCACGCGCCGCTACTGA